In Candidatus Acidulodesulfobacterium acidiphilum, the following are encoded in one genomic region:
- a CDS encoding M48 family peptidase has translation MFKFFKKKRDKTVIKSEIIISGFSITVLKKDIKNLHLNILPPDGKIRVSVPRRMDDRSVRVFIISKLSWIEKHVNSFKERPRETPREYVSGESHYFKGEIYLLNVIEYSGKPYIIINNNKNIDFYVKKNADLEEKKKVFLRWQREELAKELFGIFNKWQEIMGVSANEIRIKRMKTKWGTCNIKAKRIWINLELIKKPVYCIEYIVVHELTHLIEINHNKRFKEIMDKFIPHWRNYKKELNGSILQGSKIL, from the coding sequence ATGTTTAAATTTTTTAAAAAAAAGCGCGATAAAACGGTTATAAAATCGGAAATAATAATAAGCGGTTTTAGTATAACCGTTTTAAAAAAAGATATTAAAAATCTTCATTTAAACATTCTTCCGCCTGACGGAAAGATAAGGGTTTCGGTGCCTAGGAGAATGGACGACCGGTCCGTCCGCGTTTTTATAATATCAAAATTGTCGTGGATTGAAAAACACGTAAACAGCTTTAAAGAGAGGCCGAGGGAAACTCCGAGGGAATATGTTTCTGGAGAAAGCCATTATTTTAAAGGAGAAATATATTTGCTTAACGTTATCGAATATAGCGGAAAACCTTATATAATTATAAATAATAATAAAAATATAGATTTTTACGTAAAAAAAAATGCAGATTTAGAGGAAAAGAAAAAAGTTTTTTTACGCTGGCAGAGGGAAGAATTAGCAAAAGAACTTTTCGGCATATTTAATAAATGGCAGGAAATAATGGGAGTTTCTGCTAATGAGATAAGAATAAAACGCATGAAGACTAAATGGGGCACCTGCAATATTAAAGCAAAAAGAATATGGATAAATTTAGAACTGATTAAAAAACCTGTTTATTGTATAGAATACATTGTAGTTCATGAACTGACGCATCTTATCGAGATAAATCATAATAAAAGATTTAAAGAAATTATGGATAAATTTATTCCTCACTGGAGAAATTATAAAAAAGAACTGAACGGTTCTATTTTGCAGGGCAGTAAAATTCTCTAA
- the hisS gene encoding histidine--tRNA ligase — translation MSKLVQPPKGTKDFLPEEMVLRRNVIETIRECFVLYGFVEIDSPVFEYFELLSRKCGSEVEKEIYVFEDKAKRKLGLRFEFTSPLGRYYATNAEKLTKPFKRYIIGKVYRYENTQAGRYREFYQADADIIGSYSMNVESELIDLAVFTLEKLGMGDYEIIINNRKILDGIINAAGIDEIKKDAALRALDKTAKVGEAGVIKEFKENGISEENYRSFMRIIDLDPATDNAKKLSILKERLIAEIKEESIKQRAVEGIEELNSVIENGRKAGTGGAPAAETDDEVIKFDPLLVRGLGYYTGPIFEIKSKDVAIGSFAAGGRYDNLVELYGARPEGACGISFGVERIIDIIIQKNADLIQSISSPVKLYIVYLTEQEKPFAYKAAKFLRSKGISAEICVSSEPNISKEIKYADKKKIEYIAIIGEREAAEQKLTLKNLKTREEILSTIENLAKILL, via the coding sequence ATGAGCAAATTAGTCCAGCCGCCTAAAGGAACGAAGGATTTTCTTCCCGAAGAGATGGTTTTAAGAAGAAATGTTATCGAAACTATACGGGAATGTTTTGTCCTTTACGGCTTCGTAGAAATAGATTCTCCCGTTTTTGAATATTTCGAGCTTCTTTCCCGAAAATGCGGAAGCGAAGTAGAAAAAGAAATTTATGTTTTTGAAGATAAGGCAAAACGTAAACTTGGGTTAAGATTTGAATTTACTTCTCCTTTAGGGCGCTATTATGCTACTAATGCAGAAAAGTTAACAAAACCTTTTAAAAGATACATAATAGGCAAAGTTTACAGGTACGAAAATACCCAGGCTGGAAGATACAGGGAATTTTATCAGGCCGATGCCGATATAATAGGCTCATATTCCATGAACGTTGAGAGCGAACTTATAGATTTAGCCGTTTTTACTCTTGAAAAATTAGGCATGGGAGATTATGAAATAATTATAAATAACAGAAAAATACTCGACGGTATTATCAACGCTGCGGGCATAGACGAAATCAAAAAAGACGCGGCGCTGAGAGCTTTAGATAAAACGGCGAAAGTAGGAGAAGCCGGAGTAATAAAAGAATTTAAAGAGAACGGCATAAGCGAAGAAAATTATCGTTCGTTTATGCGCATTATCGATTTAGACCCGGCAACCGATAACGCAAAAAAATTATCTATTTTAAAAGAGCGTCTTATAGCAGAAATAAAAGAAGAATCCATTAAACAAAGAGCCGTCGAAGGAATAGAAGAGCTTAATTCCGTTATAGAAAACGGGCGTAAAGCAGGAACCGGCGGAGCACCTGCCGCTGAAACCGATGACGAGGTAATAAAATTTGACCCGCTTTTAGTCAGGGGGTTAGGATATTATACAGGTCCTATTTTCGAGATAAAATCGAAAGACGTCGCCATAGGAAGTTTTGCCGCAGGCGGCAGATACGATAATCTCGTAGAACTTTACGGCGCCCGTCCTGAAGGCGCGTGCGGAATATCGTTCGGCGTAGAAAGAATAATAGACATCATAATCCAAAAAAATGCAGACCTCATTCAGTCCATTTCTTCGCCCGTGAAATTGTATATAGTTTATTTAACCGAACAAGAGAAGCCTTTTGCGTACAAAGCAGCCAAATTTTTGCGTTCAAAAGGAATAAGCGCCGAAATTTGCGTTTCGTCCGAACCGAACATAAGTAAAGAGATAAAATACGCCGATAAGAAAAAAATAGAATATATAGCCATAATAGGCGAAAGAGAAGCCGCGGAACAAAAACTTACCTTAAAAAATCTCAAAACCAGAGAAGAAATATTATCGACGATTGAAAATTTGGCTAAAATTTTACTTTAA
- a CDS encoding triose-phosphate isomerase: MRKQIIAANFKMNKTDEDIKKYFAVFLDLVNGLKSRSNLSGLDSDLIFAPPFTSLAETYKIIKTCNDFIKLSSQNVYFEKSGAYTGEISIDMLASCGCEYTIIGHSERRNIFNENDELIGKKIESVYKDGRLTPILCVGENLDVRKNGGQEKFVENQLLNALKYIKGTDIKSLIVAYEPVWAIGTGMPIKAEDGESMHRFIYDYLKSGYSIGEIRVIYGGSVTEKNIKELMEKPYIDGVLVGGASLDPQSFYNIFRFSANIN; this comes from the coding sequence ATGAGAAAGCAGATAATTGCCGCAAATTTTAAAATGAACAAAACGGATGAAGATATTAAGAAGTATTTTGCCGTTTTTCTTGACCTCGTTAACGGATTGAAAAGCAGGTCTAATTTAAGCGGTTTAGATTCCGACCTTATATTTGCTCCGCCTTTTACATCTCTTGCCGAAACTTATAAAATCATTAAAACTTGCAATGATTTTATAAAACTATCGTCTCAAAATGTTTATTTTGAAAAAAGCGGCGCATATACCGGCGAAATTTCCATAGATATGCTGGCGTCGTGCGGATGCGAATATACTATCATAGGCCATAGCGAAAGAAGAAATATATTTAACGAAAATGACGAATTAATCGGCAAAAAAATAGAATCGGTATATAAAGACGGAAGATTAACCCCTATATTGTGCGTGGGAGAAAACTTAGACGTAAGAAAAAATGGCGGCCAAGAAAAATTTGTCGAAAATCAGCTTTTGAATGCGCTTAAATATATTAAAGGAACCGATATAAAATCTTTAATAGTAGCATATGAACCGGTATGGGCTATAGGCACTGGAATGCCTATAAAAGCAGAGGACGGCGAATCTATGCACCGTTTTATTTACGATTATTTGAAGTCTGGTTATTCTATCGGCGAAATAAGGGTTATATACGGCGGCAGCGTAACCGAAAAAAACATTAAAGAGCTTATGGAGAAGCCGTATATAGACGGCGTTTTGGTAGGCGGAGCAAGTTTAGATCCTCAAAGTTTTTATAATATATTTAGGTTTTCGGCTAATATTAATTAA
- a CDS encoding isoleucine--tRNA ligase has product MEYKDTLNLPKTDFPMKANLKATEEKFLKEWEESGLYRNITEKTKSRHKTFILHDGPPYANGHIHLGTALNKILKDIIVRFKLMSGYRTPFIPGWDCHGLPIEHNVDKTLKSKDSISKSEKRKLCREYAAKFVDIQKQEFKRLGSIGRYDDPYLTMNYAYEANTVRKLADFIKNGGLYRANKPIYWCSSCKTALAEAEVEYAEKSSPSIFVKFRINSDISEILGSFKTGGKDVFAVIWTTTPWTLPSNLAISVHPDFEYVFVDKGDEIFILEESLAEELMKKFGYGDFKIIAKTNGKNLENKKARHPFIDRDSLLILGTHVKKDAGTGLVHTAPGHGDDDYAVGLKYNLPAYAPINNEGRFLSEVETFAGMHVFESNPHVVEKLKEVGALVLEEKIDHSYPHCWRCKKPVILRSTKQWFVSMEINNLRKRSLEEIEKVKWIPKWGIDRISGMLETRPDWCVSRQRSWGVPITAFYCKNCGEAYIDYDLTLKIAGEFDKYGADVWFDKPAEYFINLSEKEVKCEKCGSKDFEKEEDILDVWFDSGVSYYCVLKNDEEIKTVGFPADLYLEGSDQHRGWFHSSLLIGVGTDDGAPYKTVLTHGFVVDSSGKKMSKSLGNVISPDEIINKYGADILRLWAASEDYKNDMRISQEIILRLSEGYRKIRNTLRFMLGNIYDFQETENSVKYENLSELDKYALHRITLISQDILRYYENYDFHLVYQGIYKFLIEFSSFYLDIVKDMLYVEGKDSLKRRSVQTVLNYALNAFIKFLAPIIPFTASETWGYFKRSLKPESLFFENFDEPDENLQNFDIEEKFDKLIEIRNIVLSALEKARDKKVIGSSLEAKIVLKASNEDYGILSKINGDELKDLFIVSGIALQKKESSEADITEAEVEKAEGEKCARCWKYDAAVGTYKDYPDVCERCHSVVSDIMR; this is encoded by the coding sequence ATGGAATATAAAGACACGCTGAATTTGCCGAAAACCGATTTTCCGATGAAGGCTAATTTAAAAGCTACGGAAGAAAAATTCCTTAAAGAATGGGAGGAAAGCGGACTTTATAGAAACATAACGGAGAAAACGAAAAGCAGGCATAAAACTTTTATCCTTCATGACGGACCTCCTTACGCAAACGGGCACATTCATCTTGGAACCGCTTTAAATAAAATATTAAAGGATATTATAGTCAGGTTTAAACTGATGTCCGGCTACCGTACTCCTTTTATTCCGGGTTGGGACTGTCACGGACTGCCCATAGAACATAACGTAGATAAGACTTTAAAATCTAAAGACTCTATCTCGAAAAGCGAAAAGAGAAAACTTTGCAGAGAGTATGCGGCAAAGTTTGTCGATATTCAGAAGCAGGAATTTAAAAGGCTTGGAAGCATAGGAAGATACGACGACCCTTACCTGACTATGAATTATGCCTATGAAGCCAATACGGTTAGAAAACTTGCCGATTTCATAAAAAACGGCGGGCTTTACAGAGCAAACAAACCTATATACTGGTGTTCGTCCTGCAAAACCGCTCTTGCGGAAGCCGAAGTAGAATATGCCGAAAAATCTTCGCCGTCTATTTTCGTAAAGTTCAGGATTAATTCCGATATTTCCGAAATATTAGGCAGCTTTAAAACCGGCGGCAAAGACGTTTTTGCGGTAATATGGACTACCACGCCTTGGACATTGCCTTCTAATCTTGCGATATCCGTGCACCCCGATTTTGAATATGTTTTCGTCGATAAAGGCGATGAAATTTTCATTCTAGAGGAAAGCCTTGCCGAAGAATTAATGAAAAAATTCGGATACGGCGATTTTAAAATTATAGCTAAAACAAACGGCAAAAATCTTGAAAATAAAAAAGCCAGACATCCTTTTATAGACAGAGATTCACTGCTTATACTAGGTACGCACGTTAAAAAAGACGCCGGAACCGGCTTAGTGCATACAGCGCCAGGCCACGGCGACGACGATTATGCCGTAGGACTTAAGTATAACCTCCCGGCTTATGCTCCTATAAACAACGAAGGCAGGTTTTTATCCGAGGTAGAAACGTTTGCGGGAATGCACGTATTTGAGTCCAACCCTCATGTCGTAGAAAAACTTAAGGAAGTCGGAGCGTTAGTTCTGGAAGAAAAAATAGATCATTCCTATCCCCATTGCTGGAGATGCAAAAAACCGGTAATTTTAAGATCTACCAAGCAGTGGTTTGTTTCTATGGAAATAAATAATTTAAGAAAAAGATCGTTGGAAGAGATAGAAAAAGTAAAGTGGATACCGAAGTGGGGCATAGACAGAATTTCGGGCATGCTTGAAACAAGACCCGACTGGTGCGTTTCGAGGCAGAGGTCGTGGGGCGTGCCTATAACTGCATTTTATTGCAAAAATTGCGGCGAAGCATATATAGATTACGACCTTACGCTTAAAATAGCCGGAGAATTCGATAAATACGGCGCAGACGTATGGTTTGACAAGCCCGCCGAATATTTTATAAATTTAAGCGAAAAAGAAGTTAAATGCGAAAAATGCGGTTCAAAAGATTTTGAAAAAGAAGAAGATATATTGGATGTATGGTTTGACAGCGGCGTCAGTTATTACTGCGTTCTTAAAAACGACGAAGAGATTAAAACCGTCGGATTTCCGGCAGATTTATATCTTGAGGGGTCGGACCAGCACAGGGGATGGTTTCATTCAAGCCTTTTAATAGGGGTGGGGACCGACGACGGAGCTCCCTATAAAACGGTTTTGACTCACGGTTTCGTCGTTGACAGTTCAGGGAAAAAAATGTCTAAGTCCCTTGGAAACGTCATCAGCCCCGATGAAATAATCAATAAATACGGAGCCGATATTTTGAGATTATGGGCGGCGTCCGAGGATTACAAAAACGATATGAGAATATCGCAGGAAATAATACTCAGGCTTTCCGAAGGATACAGAAAGATAAGGAACACCTTGCGTTTTATGCTGGGCAATATATACGATTTTCAAGAAACGGAGAATTCAGTAAAATACGAAAATTTATCGGAATTGGATAAATACGCGCTGCACAGGATTACCCTTATTTCGCAGGATATTTTAAGGTATTACGAAAATTACGATTTTCATCTCGTTTATCAGGGTATTTATAAATTTCTTATAGAATTTTCCTCTTTTTATTTAGATATAGTAAAAGATATGCTGTACGTCGAAGGGAAAGATTCGCTAAAAAGGCGTTCCGTTCAAACCGTATTGAATTATGCCTTAAACGCGTTTATTAAATTCCTTGCGCCTATTATACCGTTTACGGCTTCTGAAACCTGGGGATATTTTAAAAGGTCTTTAAAACCTGAAAGCTTATTTTTTGAAAATTTTGACGAACCCGACGAAAATTTACAAAATTTTGATATCGAAGAAAAATTCGATAAATTAATAGAAATAAGAAATATAGTTTTATCCGCATTAGAAAAAGCAAGGGATAAAAAAGTTATAGGAAGTTCTTTAGAGGCTAAGATTGTTTTAAAGGCAAGCAATGAAGACTATGGCATACTGAGTAAAATCAACGGCGACGAATTGAAAGACCTGTTTATAGTATCGGGTATAGCTCTTCAAAAAAAGGAATCTTCCGAAGCCGATATAACGGAAGCGGAAGTCGAAAAAGCAGAAGGCGAAAAATGCGCAAGGTGCTGGAAGTATGATGCCGCGGTCGGAACTTATAAAGATTATCCTGATGTTTGCGAAAGATGCCATAGCGTAGTTTCCGATATTATGCGTTAA
- a CDS encoding lactate dehydrogenase, protein MNIAVILRSREMYDILKPFLAEHNVRHYSNKEDFLSWIKKSGDAKDSENLTLIVNAGIPIGEDVLSFPNIKIIQQFGIGYENVDINYASKKGVLVFNVPTAGTFNAVSVAELSLFFILALARDYNGCVDSINHAIANRPIGGSITNKKFAIVGLGGIGQELIKILKPFNPEIYGLKHSKPEAGYAEKLGIKFAGTVDEDFKKVVPSADYIVLAVPLEKNTENLINDETVGFMKTGACIVNVGRAGLINKDSLIKGLKSGKIKGAGLDVFWKEPVHISDEIFHFNVIATPHIGGATFESIADISRICAQNIKGWIDNGDLINCVNKDLITEI, encoded by the coding sequence ATGAATATTGCCGTAATATTAAGGTCAAGGGAAATGTACGATATTTTAAAGCCTTTCCTTGCGGAACATAATGTGCGGCATTATTCAAATAAAGAAGATTTTTTAAGCTGGATTAAGAAGTCCGGCGACGCTAAAGACTCAGAAAATTTGACTTTAATAGTTAATGCGGGAATTCCTATCGGAGAAGACGTTTTATCTTTTCCAAATATAAAAATTATCCAGCAGTTCGGCATAGGATACGAAAACGTCGATATAAATTATGCATCAAAGAAAGGCGTTTTAGTGTTTAACGTGCCGACTGCCGGTACTTTTAACGCCGTTTCGGTCGCAGAATTATCGCTGTTTTTTATTTTAGCCTTAGCAAGGGATTACAACGGATGCGTCGATTCTATAAATCACGCTATTGCAAATCGTCCTATAGGCGGCAGTATTACCAACAAGAAATTTGCAATAGTCGGATTGGGCGGTATAGGGCAGGAATTAATAAAGATTTTAAAACCTTTTAATCCTGAAATTTATGGTTTGAAGCACAGCAAGCCTGAAGCCGGCTATGCGGAAAAACTCGGTATTAAGTTTGCAGGTACCGTAGACGAAGATTTTAAAAAAGTTGTACCGTCGGCAGATTATATAGTACTTGCAGTTCCGCTTGAAAAAAATACGGAAAATTTAATCAACGACGAAACGGTAGGCTTCATGAAAACAGGTGCATGCATAGTAAACGTCGGAAGGGCGGGATTAATAAATAAAGATTCTTTGATAAAAGGGCTGAAAAGCGGAAAAATTAAAGGGGCCGGTCTTGACGTATTCTGGAAAGAGCCTGTTCATATAAGCGACGAAATTTTTCATTTTAACGTTATAGCTACTCCTCATATAGGCGGAGCGACTTTTGAATCTATTGCGGATATTTCTCGCATATGCGCCCAAAATATAAAAGGTTGGATAGATAACGGAGATTTAATCAACTGCGTAAATAAAGACTTAATAACTGAAATTTAA
- a CDS encoding phosphoribosyltransferase has protein sequence MFKNRKEAGEKLALALGKYKGEDVTVIALPKGGIEVAFEVAKYLNAEFSIIIVRKLPFPDNTEAGFGAVAEDGSIYINRQSSWYLSEKEINGIISAQKNEIKRRILVLRKGKPLPNLADKTVILIDDGIAGGSTIRAAIMLCKKQRVKKIVVAVPVAGRDIAVQISKLADETVVLEMPYDFHAVAQVYENWYDVSDEEALEIMGRIGYN, from the coding sequence ATGTTTAAAAATAGAAAAGAAGCTGGAGAAAAACTTGCTCTAGCATTAGGAAAATATAAAGGCGAAGATGTAACCGTAATTGCCCTTCCGAAAGGGGGAATTGAGGTTGCTTTTGAAGTTGCAAAATATTTAAATGCGGAATTTTCGATTATCATCGTGAGAAAACTGCCTTTTCCCGATAATACCGAAGCCGGTTTCGGCGCAGTGGCGGAAGACGGAAGTATTTATATAAACAGACAGTCGTCATGGTATCTTTCCGAAAAAGAAATAAACGGCATAATATCCGCCCAAAAAAATGAAATCAAAAGAAGGATTCTTGTTTTAAGAAAAGGGAAACCGCTCCCTAATCTTGCCGATAAAACGGTTATTCTTATAGACGATGGAATTGCCGGAGGTTCAACAATCAGAGCGGCGATAATGTTGTGCAAAAAACAGCGGGTTAAAAAGATAGTAGTAGCCGTTCCGGTTGCGGGCAGGGATATTGCCGTGCAGATAAGTAAATTAGCCGATGAAACGGTAGTTCTAGAGATGCCGTACGATTTTCATGCCGTTGCCCAGGTTTATGAGAATTGGTACGATGTTTCAGATGAAGAGGCTTTGGAAATAATGGGGCGTATCGGCTATAATTAA
- a CDS encoding ATPase, with amino-acid sequence MTDEKRWNPANIKKHSASDESDAYKNNLSYKNMSVCKSCHNIYHNKRWVKDEELYKSALKKKENINYTICPACLKIKTKFYNGVVELSGGFLFEHKSDILNLINNTAEKADYIDPLEKIENIEENEKEKTITIYTTSEDLAQRIGRNIEKAYKGEVDYSFSERDLLLRVYWKRES; translated from the coding sequence ATGACGGATGAAAAGAGATGGAATCCTGCGAATATAAAAAAACATTCGGCAAGCGACGAATCCGATGCCTATAAAAACAATTTGTCTTATAAAAATATGTCCGTATGCAAAAGTTGTCATAATATTTATCATAATAAAAGATGGGTAAAAGACGAAGAACTTTATAAATCTGCCTTAAAGAAGAAAGAAAATATAAATTATACTATTTGCCCGGCATGTTTAAAAATAAAAACAAAATTTTACAATGGAGTCGTCGAATTAAGCGGCGGTTTTTTATTCGAACATAAAAGCGATATTTTAAATCTTATAAATAATACTGCAGAAAAAGCGGATTATATAGACCCTTTGGAAAAAATCGAAAATATTGAAGAAAACGAAAAAGAAAAAACTATTACAATATATACTACAAGCGAAGACCTTGCCCAAAGAATCGGAAGGAACATAGAAAAAGCATATAAAGGCGAAGTAGATTATTCATTTTCCGAAAGAGATTTATTGTTAAGGGTTTACTGGAAAAGAGAGTCATAA
- a CDS encoding HEPN domain-containing protein: MKESVVVLLKKAENDLKDAKILYNSNEASAEGICFHCQQAVEKFLKTYLVYNNKEINKTHDISELLQACKNIDNAFSELERLNIDDITNYAVIVRYDDIIEPSKKDAEEAIAIAEYVKLFALKKINIK; the protein is encoded by the coding sequence ATGAAAGAATCCGTTGTCGTTTTATTAAAAAAAGCTGAAAACGATTTAAAAGATGCTAAAATATTATATAATAGCAATGAAGCATCCGCAGAAGGAATTTGTTTTCACTGTCAACAGGCGGTTGAAAAATTTTTAAAAACTTACTTGGTTTATAACAATAAAGAAATTAATAAAACGCATGATATATCGGAATTATTACAAGCCTGCAAAAATATAGATAATGCTTTTAGCGAACTTGAAAGATTAAATATAGACGATATAACAAATTATGCGGTTATAGTTAGATATGATGATATTATAGAACCGTCTAAGAAAGATGCAGAAGAAGCTATTGCCATAGCCGAATATGTAAAATTATTTGCTTTAAAAAAAATAAATATAAAATAG
- a CDS encoding nucleotidyltransferase domain-containing protein, whose protein sequence is MEKALDKNLEIAKKIIMEEVEKAGYEVERIILFGSRARGDYKEGSDWDFFVVIDKNIFKEDMKMILRNIRRRMAVNNISNDIVIKSKDIYKNQKNDTGFLSYYVNKEGVNI, encoded by the coding sequence ATGGAAAAGGCATTAGATAAAAACCTTGAAATCGCAAAAAAAATAATTATGGAAGAAGTCGAAAAAGCCGGCTATGAGGTGGAGAGGATAATTTTATTCGGTTCAAGGGCAAGAGGGGATTATAAAGAAGGCAGTGATTGGGATTTTTTTGTAGTAATTGATAAAAATATATTTAAAGAAGATATGAAAATGATTTTGCGCAATATTCGTAGAAGAATGGCTGTTAATAACATATCGAACGATATTGTTATTAAATCTAAAGATATATATAAAAATCAAAAAAACGATACAGGATTTTTATCGTATTACGTTAATAAAGAAGGCGTAAATATATGA
- the amrS gene encoding AmmeMemoRadiSam system radical SAM enzyme, translating into MNAIRLYHKLESDDFVQCLICAHKCKIKKGMTGVCKTIANIGGVLYTINYGILVAKSVDPVEKKPLFHFMPGTGSYSIASPGCNFRCLGCQNADISQTYRDENFEQYLEYFKSLEKTPPEDVVENALKANCKSISYTYTDPAVFFDYSLDVMEIAHKKGLKNIFVTNGYYTEESINAAKGLLDAANVDIKFFNDTSYRRICGGRLEPVLESVKLFHKNGVHLELTTLLIDEYNNNDEEIKKIADFIVSVDKNLPWHISRFFPLYKMQDGRVTEEETIINAYNIGKSAGLSYIYAGNIRLNGYEDTSCPSCGKLLIKRQGYNILENNVIKAADEAGEGKCKFCGYKIYGVF; encoded by the coding sequence ATGAACGCTATCAGGCTTTACCATAAATTGGAATCCGACGATTTTGTGCAATGTCTTATATGCGCCCATAAATGTAAAATTAAAAAAGGCATGACGGGCGTTTGCAAAACAATCGCAAACATAGGCGGCGTTCTATACACTATAAATTACGGTATCTTAGTAGCAAAGAGCGTAGACCCGGTAGAAAAAAAACCGCTTTTTCATTTTATGCCGGGAACGGGTTCTTATTCAATCGCTTCCCCAGGATGCAACTTCAGGTGTTTAGGCTGTCAGAACGCAGACATATCTCAAACATACAGGGACGAAAATTTTGAGCAGTATCTTGAATATTTTAAAAGCCTGGAAAAAACGCCGCCCGAAGACGTCGTAGAAAATGCATTAAAAGCAAACTGCAAATCGATTTCATACACCTATACCGACCCCGCTGTTTTTTTCGATTATAGTTTAGACGTCATGGAGATAGCTCATAAAAAAGGATTAAAAAATATTTTCGTTACCAACGGATATTATACGGAAGAATCCATAAATGCGGCAAAAGGACTTTTAGATGCCGCAAACGTCGATATTAAATTTTTTAACGATACGAGCTACAGGAGAATATGCGGCGGAAGACTTGAGCCGGTGCTTGAATCGGTAAAACTGTTTCATAAAAACGGCGTGCATTTAGAGCTGACTACCCTTTTAATAGACGAATACAATAACAATGATGAAGAAATTAAAAAAATAGCGGATTTTATAGTTTCGGTAGATAAAAATCTGCCGTGGCATATTTCGCGGTTTTTCCCTTTATACAAGATGCAGGACGGACGCGTAACCGAGGAAGAAACGATAATAAATGCCTATAATATCGGTAAGTCGGCAGGATTGAGTTATATTTATGCCGGAAATATACGTTTGAACGGCTATGAAGATACGTCCTGTCCTTCCTGCGGAAAACTTTTAATAAAGAGGCAGGGTTATAATATTCTGGAAAATAACGTGATTAAAGCGGCCGACGAAGCGGGCGAAGGAAAATGCAAATTCTGCGGATATAAAATTTACGGCGTATTTTAA
- a CDS encoding IclR family transcriptional regulator, with product MKKKDKTNYLIKTVLNSLDLLEAFKGDKSELGVSELSKILKLHKNKIFRLLATLEYMGYIEQDPFTENYRLGLKSLELGQSFINHLRLLSIAKPVMKELVDKIKESAYVGVIREKNLIYLDIVEADQVLRVASRVGNMLPVYASAIGKCQIAFESRENIEKILPEKLKAFTKNTITDKEKLFKELEKVKVQGYAIDNEELDEGIICIGAPLRDYTTHIIGGISISAPVIRTTPEKLKNMFIPLTIEASNKISEKLGYEIGKKYV from the coding sequence ATCAAAAAAAAGGATAAAACAAATTATCTCATTAAAACGGTTTTAAACTCTTTAGATTTATTAGAAGCATTTAAAGGAGATAAGTCCGAACTCGGAGTAAGCGAACTGAGTAAAATCCTAAAACTCCACAAAAATAAAATTTTCAGGCTCCTTGCTACTTTAGAATATATGGGCTATATAGAACAGGACCCGTTCACCGAAAATTACCGTTTAGGTCTTAAAAGCTTAGAGTTAGGCCAGTCGTTCATTAATCACCTTAGACTTTTGAGCATAGCAAAACCGGTAATGAAAGAATTGGTCGATAAAATAAAAGAATCTGCTTACGTAGGGGTAATAAGGGAAAAAAATCTTATTTATCTCGATATAGTAGAAGCAGATCAGGTTTTAAGGGTAGCATCAAGGGTAGGCAATATGCTTCCAGTTTACGCTTCGGCTATAGGCAAATGTCAAATAGCTTTTGAGTCGAGAGAAAATATAGAAAAAATTTTACCCGAAAAACTTAAAGCTTTTACTAAAAATACTATAACCGATAAAGAAAAACTGTTCAAAGAATTAGAAAAAGTAAAGGTTCAAGGTTACGCCATAGACAACGAAGAGCTTGACGAAGGCATTATCTGCATCGGCGCTCCCCTGAGAGATTATACCACCCATATAATAGGCGGAATATCTATTTCCGCTCCGGTAATAAGAACTACGCCCGAAAAACTAAAAAATATGTTTATTCCGCTGACCATAGAAGCAAGCAATAAGATTTCCGAAAAATTAGGTTACGAAATAGGTAAAAAATACGTTTAA